Genomic DNA from Macadamia integrifolia cultivar HAES 741 chromosome 6, SCU_Mint_v3, whole genome shotgun sequence:
GGCTCACTTTTTCTAAGTAATGGGGAAGAGGACCGAAACATGCCACTCAAAGACTCTACTGAGATAAATATGGGCTGTCAAGAACGTATGGTAATGGAAATTACATTAGTAGGAATATAAGCCGAAACGTCTCCCGCTTGAGTCTCCACTATTGGTAAGGCGGTCANNNNNNNNNNNNNNNNNNNNNNNNNNNNNNNNNNNNNNNNNNNNNNNNNNNNNNNNNNNNNNNNNNNNNNNNNNNNNNNNNNNNNNNNNNNNNNNNNNNNNNNNNNNNNNNNNNNNTCTTCGTAATAGAAGAGACATTTGGCGATAAGCTTGTGCCTGTTTGGAGTGATCATCATAAATGATTGAAGTATGTCGTTCATGATTATTTTagacttttcatatttttttattttaaatatatttattaCACTTAAAATTCAGGTTTGACTTGTTCGGAGCAATAGAATTTGTTTATGATGAAGAATTCAAAAATCTTAATACCAAGAATGTTCCTAAGGAATTTCACTTCACCCCATGGTGAAAAGAGAATTCATTCCctatgtattttgaaatttacaATTATTTCAGATTGGTGTTATCTGTTCTTTTGTTAACCAAAGGTGTCTGAGCCAACTTacacgcacctcgactaatcttcGGAGAGACTAGAATTTTTTTGTACACTTGCTCTTCTTAGACCATGTAATAGCGCCTTGTGAATTATAAATTAAATTGACCTTACatatttacaagaaaaaaaaaatcatgttagaTAAGTCAGGAAAAATCCTATtataaaaatcatataaaaaaaaaaacccagaattGATTGAGATTGCTGTCAAATAGTCCAAGTAATGAAGAAGCAACACTTGGCGTTTCTTAGTGTTGAACTAATTAATAAAAAAGGAGAGGGGTTTCTAAAAGGCAGTGTAGCCCTACATCAGTATGGGAATTAATAAGAACACACCAAAGTTTCAATAGTGGAGAGATTTTTGTTTACCATAGGGTGAGATGGccattttgcccttttttttttgtgcctgGGTGTAGAAATCATATTACCTTTTAagcttcttttcttatttaaaatGGTAAAAGATTCTTAAAGTAGAGTGATTCATGCGCTTAGTCacatgggaacaaaaaaatcgGCCAACCtttcataaaatagaaaataacatCTTTATAGATACTTACTTATGCGCTACTATTGATCCTTACACAGGGGTAAAACCGCCTTCCCAAcaggaaatttattttttaggtatAAAATCCACAGAAAACACCTTTAGCAGAGAAAGGGCCAAAGGGAGGAGGATGTTTCATGCTTTCGCTTCTACCCGACGTTGATGGGAACAAAGAGAAccacagaaagaaagaaaagaggtttaagaaggagaacaagaagaagaaggaaacaaagagaTCTCGACTCTCCAGAGATGGTATCGCTTATCTCACCGTGAAGGTGTAGTAACAGAGGAGATCGCAGCCGTTCAATTAACTAAAGAGAATTGATGCTGCCGTTTCATTAGCTGTCCCGCACGTGTCCATTGATAAAACCGAAAGGTGTCGATATCGATGCGACGATGCCTCTTGTTTGCTAATTGCCTTAGCTTGTACTCTTCTTCTTCGACTCTTCGACATACTATCGAACATATCATCTGGATTTAAATTacaatactctctctctctctagacgCCTAGAGTAGTTGCTTCTCGCTTCAGTctccatctcttcttttctttgtttggctTTACTCTCTCATTCTCGGGGGGTCGTTTTGCCTTGAGATTTGAGAAACAAACGAGTTGAGATACACAGAGACACAGGAGAGGAGGGGTTCGAAAGTTCGTTCAAAGGAAATGGCGGATTGGGGGCCGGTTGTGATAGCGGTGGTGCTGTTCGTGCTGTTGACTCCGGGGCTTCTGTTCCAGATACCGGCCAGGAACAGAGTGGTGGAGTTTGGGAACATGCAGACTAGTGGAATCTCCATCCTCGTCCACACCATCATCTACTTTGGTCTCATCAGCATCTTCCTCATCGCTATCGGTGTTCACATCTACGCCggctaatttatttattaatttgtcCTCTCTACCTACTTTTCACTTATCATTCCTCTGTTTTCTTCATCTGAAGTCTGAactttatttttacatctcccTCTAGAGatttgttttgtgtttttttttttttctggttatttTTACGGTTACCTCTGAGTTTGATTGTGAGGGTTCTATGTATTTTGAGTGATAGTGATTGGTGAGTGATTTAGTAAATTGGGTTGTTAAACTGATTGATATTTAGAGAGATCGCCATCTCGATATCGCACTTGCGCTTGTTTCCTTTcgttccttattttttttttttccaagtttttttCACTTGTGCAAATTTGCAGAGGGGATTATTTTAAGTTCTACACCTACTTAAtgctttaaaaataaaagagatctGCCATTACCACTGCCAAGCTTAGACGGTGGAGGTTTGGATTTATCTTGAAATACAGAGACAGTGAAGGTGTGGATTCCCGGTAGAGACTAGGGAGTAGAGAACCATTTGAATTCGGGAAGACCATCACTGACCATCATCAGGCTGCAAGCCTCTGCATCACCGACCAGTCCAATGGTCAAACTGCAAAA
This window encodes:
- the LOC122081364 gene encoding uncharacterized protein LOC122081364, whose product is MADWGPVVIAVVLFVLLTPGLLFQIPARNRVVEFGNMQTSGISILVHTIIYFGLISIFLIAIGVHIYAG